The Deinococcus taeanensis genome has a window encoding:
- a CDS encoding NAD-dependent succinate-semialdehyde dehydrogenase, which produces MTTLLNDPVTRTQAYFAGAWRRTPASFDVIHPGSGQAIGAVADCTPEDARQAITAAETALKEWRQVNPYRRGLILRRWHDLLFAHKEELARLMTLEMGKPITETRGEVHYAASFIEWCAEEAGRISGERVNMRFDHKRGLTRSEPVGVVYAVTPWNFPAGMITRKAAPALAAGCVMILKPAEQSPMTALYLAELWLEAGGPANTLQVLPTSDAAALTAPFMEDERVRKVTFTGSTAVGRQLYRQAANTIKRVSLELGGHAPFLVFEDADLDKAAREVVGSKFRNAGQTCISTNRVYVQRAVAGTFTGILTRLTAQLQLGDPLLDTTNVGPVVEQAGLDKIQAQVQDALSRGATATVGGHVQSGLYFQPTVLTEVAPGSLILREETFGPVAPVVVFETEEEALRLANDSEYGLAAYAYTRDLSRAWRVAEALEYGIVGINDGVPSAAAPHVPFGGMKNSGVGREGGRWGLEEYLETKFISMGIE; this is translated from the coding sequence ATGACCACCCTGCTCAATGACCCCGTGACCCGCACCCAGGCCTATTTCGCCGGCGCATGGCGCCGCACGCCCGCCTCCTTCGACGTGATCCACCCCGGCTCCGGCCAGGCCATCGGCGCAGTCGCCGACTGCACGCCTGAGGACGCCCGCCAGGCCATCACGGCCGCCGAAACTGCCCTGAAGGAGTGGCGCCAGGTCAACCCCTACCGCCGCGGCCTGATCCTGCGCCGCTGGCATGACCTGCTGTTCGCACACAAAGAGGAACTCGCGCGCCTGATGACCCTGGAGATGGGCAAACCCATCACCGAAACGCGCGGCGAGGTGCACTACGCCGCTTCCTTCATCGAGTGGTGCGCCGAGGAAGCCGGGCGCATCAGCGGCGAACGCGTCAACATGCGTTTCGACCACAAGCGCGGCCTGACCCGCAGCGAACCGGTCGGCGTCGTGTACGCCGTCACGCCGTGGAACTTCCCGGCGGGCATGATCACCCGCAAGGCCGCGCCCGCCCTCGCGGCCGGGTGCGTGATGATTCTCAAACCGGCCGAGCAGAGTCCCATGACGGCGCTGTACCTCGCCGAACTGTGGCTGGAGGCAGGCGGGCCTGCCAACACCCTGCAGGTGCTGCCGACCAGTGACGCCGCCGCCCTCACGGCGCCGTTCATGGAAGACGAGCGGGTCCGCAAAGTCACCTTTACCGGCTCCACCGCCGTCGGCCGGCAGCTCTACCGCCAGGCGGCGAACACCATCAAGCGCGTGAGCCTGGAACTGGGCGGGCACGCCCCGTTCCTGGTGTTCGAGGACGCTGACCTCGACAAAGCGGCGCGGGAAGTGGTCGGGTCGAAATTCCGCAACGCCGGCCAGACCTGCATCAGCACCAACCGCGTGTACGTCCAGCGGGCGGTCGCCGGGACCTTCACCGGGATCCTCACCCGCCTCACCGCCCAGCTGCAGCTGGGCGACCCGCTGCTCGACACCACCAACGTCGGCCCGGTCGTCGAGCAGGCCGGCCTCGACAAGATCCAGGCGCAGGTCCAGGACGCCCTGAGCCGCGGCGCGACTGCCACCGTGGGCGGCCACGTGCAGAGCGGGTTGTACTTTCAGCCCACCGTGCTGACCGAGGTTGCCCCCGGCAGCCTCATCCTGCGGGAGGAAACCTTCGGGCCGGTGGCGCCCGTCGTGGTGTTCGAGACCGAAGAGGAAGCCCTGCGGCTCGCGAACGACAGCGAGTACGGGCTTGCCGCGTACGCCTACACCCGCGACCTCAGCCGGGCCTGGCGGGTGGCCGAAGCGCTCGAGTACGGCATCGTCGGCATCAATGACGGCGTGCCCAGCGCCGCCGCGCCGCACGTGCCGTTCGGCGGCATGAAAAACAGCGGCGTGGGCCGCGAGGGCGGGCGCTGGGGCCTGGAGGAGTACCTCGAAACGAAATTCATCAGCATGGGCATTGAGTAA